Proteins from a single region of Palaemon carinicauda isolate YSFRI2023 chromosome 1, ASM3689809v2, whole genome shotgun sequence:
- the LOC137638882 gene encoding uncharacterized protein — MQISSIRYTPGSTTKQTVWPKKCNNWELIESDELGSALSKFLFVLVYDVISEGIRNEELCELLHAEVLVIAAENEEELQSRVIEWQATLEKRGLTVNVDKTKAMVSSKEGRDMLAIHESRGAVTKQIEPFRYLGSFVNHEGGCEAEVENRIKATWGK, encoded by the exons ATGCAGATATCAAGTATTAGATATACTCCTGGAAGCACAACTAAACAAACAGTGTGGCCAAAGAAATGTAACAACTGGGAACTAATAGAAAGTGATGAATTG gggtcagcattaagcaagtttttatttgtgttggtctatGATGTaataagtgaagggatcagaaatgaagagttgtgtgaGTTGCTACATGCAGAGGTTTTGGTGAttgctgctgaaaatgaggaagaattacagagcaGGGTGATAGAGTGGCAAGCGACTTTGGAAAAGAGGGGTTTGACTGTGAATGTGGATAAGACAAAAgccatggttagcagtaaggaaggaAGGGACATgctagccatacatgaaagtagaggagcagttacaAAACAGATAGAGCCATTTCGATACTTGGGATCTTTTGTAAATCacgagggaggatgtgaggctgaagttgaaaataggataaaagcaacaTGGGGAAAgtag